The Alternaria dauci strain A2016 chromosome 1, whole genome shotgun sequence genome window below encodes:
- a CDS encoding mitochondrial 54S ribosomal protein uL29m — protein MAATPSSRLLRPSLALAQQDTILFFLVPSVQCARFSTSPARWKRDNNKNRGNSAVRATGLRPRQTLSVREKDFSKQQLPKPVKIEQEVTGTPDHGLWDFFKDQKLLQTPVDEQRHGRSWTVGELRSRDWDSLHQLWWVCVKERNRLATEKLERKRLEAGYGDYENQERDKTVQETMKAILDTLAERHQAYQEAYVLAQHDPDIDLSRTDGPQYTQPTYDELEADEPSYNAETEAPSEQPSKDKILPESEVQPKEKANHA, from the exons ATGGCCGCGACACCCTCCTCACGACTACTCCGGCCCAGTCTCGCATTGGCGCAGCAGGACACGATCCTCTTTTTCCTCGTCCCGTCGGTCCAGTGCGCGCGCTTCTCCACATCGCCCGCCCGGTGGAAGAGGGACAACAACAAGAACAGAGGAAACTCTGCAGTTCGAGCCACGGGTCTGCGTCCTCGTCAGACACTGTCGGTCAGAGAGAAGGATTTTTCAAAGCAGCAATTGCCGAAGCCCGTCAAGATTGAGCAGGAAGTGACGGGCACACCAGACCATGGGCTGTGGGATTTCTTCAAGGACCAGAAGCTCTTGCAGACGCCAGTAGACGAGCAGCGGCATG GGCGCTCGTGGACTGTTGGCGAGTTGCGCAGTCGGGACTGGGACTCACTACACCAGCTGTGGTGGGTATGTGTGAAGGAGCGGAACCGCCTCGCGACCGAGAAGCTCGAGCGAAAGCGCTTAGAGGCGGGCTACGGCGACTACGAGAACCAGGAGCGGGACAAGACTGTGCAGGAGACGATGAAGGCAATCTTGGACACACTAGCCGAGCGACACCAGGCATACCAGGAAGCCTATGTACTGGCACAGCATGATCCCGACATTGACCTTTCAAGAACGGACGGCCCACAGTATACCCAGCCAACATAC GATGAGCTCGAAGCAGATGAGCCCTCGTACAACGCTGAGACCGAGGCACCTAGCGAACAGCCCTCGAAAGACAAGATACTCCCAGAATCCGAAGTACAGCCGAAGGAGAAGGCGAACCACGCATAA